The Molothrus ater isolate BHLD 08-10-18 breed brown headed cowbird chromosome 1, BPBGC_Mater_1.1, whole genome shotgun sequence genome includes a window with the following:
- the OSBPL1A gene encoding oxysterol-binding protein-related protein 1 isoform X4 codes for MDSKDTITSSMSEEKVCGSGESLSNGIKKHRTSLPSPMFSRNDFSIWSILRKCIGMELSKITMPVIFNEPLSFLQRLTEYMEHTYLIHKASSLSSTTERMQCVAAFAVSAVASQWERTGKPFNPLLGETYELIRDDLGFRLLSEQVSHHPPISAFYAEGLNNDFVFHGSIYPKLKFWGKSVEAEPKGTMTLELLEHNEAYTWTNPTCCVHNIIVGKLWIEQYGNVEITNHKTGEKCVLSFKPCGLFGKELHKVEGYIQDKSKKKLCALYGKWTECLYSVDPATFEAYKKNDKKNTEEKKSSKQVGNTEESDEMPLPDSESVYVIPGSVLLWKITPRPPNSAQMYNFTSFAMALNELDKEMESVIPKTDCRLRPDIRAMENGEIDLASEEKKRLEEKQRTARKNRSKSEEDWKTRWFHQGPNPHTGTQDWLYSGNYWDRNYFNLPDIY; via the exons AACAAGCTTACCATCTCCAATGTTTTCCAGAAATGACTTCAGTATCTGGAGTATCTTAAGAAAATGCATTGGCATG GAGTTGTCGAAGATCACAATGCCAGTTATATTCAACGAGCCCCTGAGCTTCCTGCAGCGCCTCACGGAGTACATGGAGCACACGTACCTCATCCACAAAGCCAGCTCGCTTTCCAGCACCACCGAGAGGATGCAG TGTGTGGCTGCATTTGCTGTGTCTGCTGTAGCCTCGCAATGGGAACGTACTGGGAAGCCTTTCAACCCATTGCTTGGAGAGACCTATGAACTGATCAG AGATGATCTTGGATTTAGACTTCTCTCAGAGCAAGTCAGCCATCATCCACCAATAAGTGCTTTCTATGCTGAAGGCTTAAATAATGATTTTGTGTTTCATGGATCAATTTATCCTAAACTCAAATTCTGGGGCAAGAGTGTGGAAGCAGAACCAAAAGGCACGATGACTTTGGAGCTTCTTGA GCACAACGAAGCCTACACATGGACAAACCCTACTTGCTGTGTGCATAACATTATTGTGGGCAAACTTTGGATTGAGCAGTATGGAAATGTGGAAATAACTAACCATAA AACTGGTGAAAAATGTGTACTAAGCTTCAAGCCCTGTGGCCTCTTTGGGAAGGAACTGCACAAAGTTGAAGGCTACATTCAGGACAAAAG CAAAAAGAAACTCTGTGCATTGTATGGGAAGTGGACTGAGTGTTTGTACAGTGTTGACCCAGCTACATTCGAAGCTTACAAgaaaaatgacaagaaaaatacagaagagaagaaaagcagtaaaCAG GTGGGCAATACCGAGGAATCAGATGAGATGCCATTGCCTGACTCTGAGAGTGTGTATGTtattcctggaagtgttttgCTATGGAAGATAACTCCAAGACCTCCAAATTCAGCGCAG ATGTATAATTTTACAAGCTTTGCTATGGCTTTGAATGAGTTGGACAAAGAAATGGAGAGTGTCATTCCCAAAACTGACTGCCGGCTACGACCAGATATCAGAGCTatggaaaatggagaaatag ATCTGGCTAGTGAAGAAAAGAAGAGGCTAGAGGAAAAACAGAGGACTGCCCGCAAAAATCGTTCCAAGTCAGAGGAAGACTGGAAGACGAG ATGGTTCCACCAAGGCCCCAATCCCCACACTGGTACACAGGACTGGCTTTACTCTGGCAACTACTGGGACAGAAACTACTTTAATTTACCtgatatttattaa